One stretch of Amycolatopsis tolypomycina DNA includes these proteins:
- a CDS encoding MFS transporter — MSSGYRSVLRVPGAAAFFCTAAAGRVGIAMTGLGLLWLLHARTGSYGTAGLGTAGFALAEAGLGPQLARLADRFGQPRVLPFSVAAHGIAVAGVLWAPTPAAVAFAVCAGAAVPQLGALSAARWAHLLRPADLPTAFSLESLANASAFFVGPVLVTALGAAGHAPLASALAAALIVGGGAALAVQRRTAPPPARPASLRPRFLRLPLLNLAVGLYFGTMGVSVSAFATEHGVPGAAAPIVAAGSVAGLVSGWLYGLRRRRAPARRRLVVAAAYLAATALLLPLAPSALWLGAAVVITEAAIPPTLVQLNVLTERAVDPAVRTQAFTWNNSASAAGSALAAFLAGHTADGLGASAAFVLAPVAGLVLLALAVTVPSE, encoded by the coding sequence ATGTCATCCGGATATCGTTCGGTGCTGCGCGTTCCCGGCGCCGCCGCCTTCTTCTGCACCGCCGCCGCAGGGCGCGTGGGCATCGCCATGACCGGCCTCGGCCTGCTGTGGCTGCTCCACGCCCGCACCGGCTCCTACGGCACCGCCGGTCTCGGCACGGCCGGGTTCGCCCTCGCCGAAGCCGGGCTCGGCCCGCAGCTCGCCCGCCTGGCCGACCGGTTCGGCCAGCCTCGCGTCCTGCCGTTTTCGGTGGCGGCACACGGGATCGCCGTCGCCGGGGTGCTCTGGGCGCCCACCCCGGCGGCGGTCGCCTTCGCCGTCTGCGCGGGCGCGGCCGTCCCCCAGCTCGGCGCGCTTTCCGCGGCCCGCTGGGCGCACCTGCTGCGGCCCGCCGACCTGCCCACCGCCTTTTCGCTGGAGTCACTGGCCAACGCGTCGGCGTTCTTCGTCGGGCCGGTCCTGGTCACCGCGCTCGGGGCAGCCGGGCACGCGCCCTTGGCCAGTGCCCTCGCCGCGGCCCTGATCGTCGGCGGCGGCGCGGCACTGGCCGTCCAGCGCCGGACCGCGCCACCGCCCGCTCGCCCCGCTTCGCTGCGGCCGCGGTTCCTGCGCCTGCCGCTGCTGAACCTGGCCGTCGGGCTGTACTTCGGCACCATGGGTGTCTCCGTGAGCGCGTTCGCCACGGAGCACGGCGTGCCCGGTGCGGCCGCGCCGATCGTCGCCGCCGGGAGCGTCGCCGGGCTGGTTTCGGGCTGGCTCTACGGACTGCGGCGGCGCCGCGCCCCCGCCCGTCGCCGGCTCGTCGTCGCCGCGGCGTACTTGGCGGCCACGGCGTTGCTGCTCCCCCTGGCGCCGTCGGCGCTCTGGCTCGGCGCGGCGGTGGTGATCACCGAGGCGGCGATCCCGCCCACCCTGGTCCAGCTGAACGTCCTCACCGAGCGGGCGGTCGACCCGGCGGTCCGCACCCAGGCGTTCACCTGGAACAACTCCGCCAGTGCGGCGGGTTCGGCGCTGGCGGCGTTCCTCGCCGGGCACACCGCGGACGGGCTGGGCGCCTCGGCCGCGTTCGTCCTCGCTCCGGTGGCCGGGCTGGTGTTACTCGCGTTGGCCGTCACTGTGCCATCGGAGTGA